A single Henriciella sp. AS95 DNA region contains:
- a CDS encoding bifunctional 2-C-methyl-D-erythritol 4-phosphate cytidylyltransferase/2-C-methyl-D-erythritol 2,4-cyclodiphosphate synthase, producing the protein MKVHAIIVAAGKGTRVSGSTPKQFRTLGQRQVFEWSLNVLHTHPEVDTICLVMPSSEAATHIADREKLIITAGGHTRSQSVRNGLESLDAQEDDIVLIHDAARPGLAPALISALISSLETADAAAPALPVTDALKRRSDAGLENVDRHELFRIQTPQAFRFGQISAALSNTTDDFVDDLAAIESLGAKVALIDGDRTLDKITYEKDFDIMTQLLDVGSSPVRVGTGFDVHGFEPGDHVTICGTKIPHDQALAGHSDADVGWHALTDAIFGALALGDLGDHFPPSDPKWKDADSGIFLSHALSLAANAGWQLDSCDITIICEAPKVKPHRQAMREATATLAQLPLDRISIKATTTEGLGFTGRKEGIAAQAIATLCRKPA; encoded by the coding sequence ATGAAAGTGCACGCCATTATCGTTGCTGCAGGCAAAGGAACCAGAGTTTCTGGGAGCACGCCAAAGCAATTCCGCACTTTGGGACAGCGTCAGGTTTTTGAGTGGTCTCTGAACGTTCTCCATACGCATCCCGAGGTCGACACAATTTGCCTCGTCATGCCTTCATCAGAGGCAGCAACACATATTGCCGACCGTGAAAAGCTAATCATCACAGCAGGCGGTCACACGCGCTCACAATCTGTACGCAACGGATTAGAGTCTCTGGATGCACAAGAGGATGACATCGTCCTCATTCACGATGCGGCGCGTCCTGGTCTCGCACCCGCGCTGATCAGCGCCCTGATATCGTCCCTTGAGACAGCCGACGCTGCGGCCCCTGCCCTGCCCGTAACCGATGCATTGAAGCGGCGGAGCGACGCAGGTCTCGAAAATGTTGATCGGCATGAGCTTTTCCGGATCCAGACACCGCAAGCGTTCAGATTTGGCCAGATTTCTGCCGCGCTCAGCAATACGACAGACGACTTTGTGGACGATCTGGCGGCGATCGAAAGTTTGGGCGCGAAGGTGGCGCTCATTGATGGTGACCGCACGCTGGACAAGATCACCTACGAGAAGGATTTCGACATCATGACGCAACTTCTCGATGTCGGCTCAAGCCCAGTCCGAGTGGGCACTGGTTTTGACGTGCACGGATTTGAACCGGGAGACCATGTCACGATTTGCGGTACGAAGATTCCCCACGACCAGGCACTCGCAGGTCATTCGGACGCTGACGTTGGCTGGCATGCTTTGACAGATGCGATTTTCGGTGCGCTCGCTCTCGGTGATCTCGGTGATCACTTTCCGCCAAGCGACCCAAAGTGGAAGGATGCGGACTCCGGGATATTCCTGTCTCATGCGCTGTCACTTGCAGCCAACGCTGGATGGCAGCTCGACAGCTGCGACATCACCATCATTTGCGAAGCCCCGAAAGTGAAGCCGCACCGGCAGGCCATGCGCGAAGCAACCGCTACGCTCGCACAACTACCCCTCGATCGCATCAGCATAAAAGCGACCACGACCGAGGGGCTTGGCTTCACCGGGCGCAAGGAAGGCATTGCAGCGCAGGCGATCGCAACGCTATGTCGGAAGCCTGCCTGA
- a CDS encoding tRNA-dihydrouridine synthase family protein, whose product MSGSTDAAFRRQAVRFGAEAVVSEMVAGEALASARPDMVRRTCRHEGKGRWIVQLAARKPEDMRAGAGLMAEAGVDQIDINMGCPARQVTGGQSGSALMREPELAQAIIDAALEGAGDRPVSLKMRLGWDDTTLNAPEIARYAERAGICMITVHGRTRCQFYKGTASWSAIRDTVDSVSLPVLANGDIDGAASAFDALAQSGAEGVMIGRAAMGRPWILGAVSAALRGESFDTPDRQTQLDSLLEQIEDSLTLYGARLGARIVRKHISAAIAHLDADWADAERRETRALVCQIPDAERLIGILRDIYLEERSLAA is encoded by the coding sequence ATGTCTGGCTCGACCGACGCCGCATTCCGCCGTCAGGCTGTGCGGTTCGGGGCCGAGGCGGTTGTGTCGGAGATGGTCGCCGGTGAAGCGCTCGCTTCGGCGCGGCCAGATATGGTGCGTCGTACCTGTCGACACGAAGGAAAAGGCCGCTGGATCGTGCAACTGGCAGCTCGCAAACCAGAGGATATGCGAGCGGGCGCGGGTCTAATGGCCGAAGCCGGCGTTGATCAGATCGATATAAATATGGGCTGCCCGGCTCGTCAGGTTACCGGTGGACAGTCGGGGTCAGCGCTGATGCGCGAGCCGGAACTGGCTCAGGCAATTATCGATGCAGCGCTTGAAGGGGCGGGCGACCGGCCGGTCTCGCTGAAGATGCGTTTGGGCTGGGATGATACAACCCTGAACGCGCCGGAGATCGCCCGCTACGCTGAACGAGCTGGTATCTGCATGATCACAGTCCATGGCCGCACGCGCTGTCAATTCTACAAGGGAACGGCCAGTTGGTCGGCGATCCGAGACACCGTCGACTCTGTGAGTCTTCCCGTCCTGGCAAATGGCGATATTGATGGCGCTGCCAGTGCGTTTGATGCTCTGGCTCAGTCTGGCGCGGAAGGCGTCATGATTGGACGAGCCGCGATGGGGCGCCCCTGGATACTGGGCGCTGTTTCAGCAGCACTTCGTGGTGAATCGTTCGACACGCCCGACAGGCAAACACAACTCGATAGCCTGCTTGAGCAAATCGAGGACAGTCTGACGCTCTATGGAGCGCGGTTAGGTGCCCGTATCGTTCGCAAGCACATCTCGGCGGCGATAGCTCATCTGGATGCCGACTGGGCCGATGCAGAGCGCCGCGAAACGAGAGCCCTGGTCTGTCAGATCCCTGATGCTGAGCGCCTCATCGGCATCCTGCGTGATATCTATCTGGAAGAGCGGAGCCTGGCCGCATGA
- a CDS encoding ATP-binding protein has product MISTLNLSDLAPFALLQLDDRRRIEAANTEAQMVLGHSESTLRGKALSEFVFHDSPLFELLDRVYGQDGDVSAHGVAVSGPAIGGNRLFDVKLRPVPPNRAIMVISEAPARDPAGGAVGISGFGRILGHEVKNPLAGISGAAQLLLRSASEDQAPLLDIIRSEAHRIERLVSRLSAFELFSSPRRDRFNIHELLDKVLLAEEAAHGGAIRLRRAYDPSLPEILGDEDHLHEAFQNIVRNAAEAAAESDGGGQVTLQTAFETGFAFSKTRNAKRLQRAIRVTIEDNGKGIAPRQREQMFDMFSSTKAGGRGLGLSVVSEVVAAHEGRIKVESRPGQTRFSVFLPMKQDQRP; this is encoded by the coding sequence ATGATTTCAACGCTAAACCTTTCTGATCTGGCTCCATTCGCTTTGCTCCAACTGGATGACCGGCGCCGCATCGAGGCGGCTAACACCGAAGCGCAGATGGTGCTGGGACATTCAGAATCGACATTGAGAGGCAAGGCTCTCAGCGAGTTCGTGTTTCACGACTCGCCTCTTTTTGAGTTGCTGGACCGGGTTTATGGCCAGGACGGTGATGTCAGCGCCCATGGTGTTGCTGTCTCGGGGCCTGCCATTGGCGGCAACCGCTTGTTCGATGTGAAGCTTCGACCCGTTCCACCGAACAGGGCAATCATGGTCATTTCCGAGGCGCCTGCACGTGACCCTGCCGGGGGTGCCGTTGGCATCTCCGGATTCGGCCGTATTCTGGGTCACGAGGTAAAGAACCCGCTTGCTGGCATTTCCGGCGCCGCCCAGCTATTGTTGCGATCCGCGAGCGAAGACCAAGCGCCGCTCCTCGATATTATTCGCAGCGAAGCGCACCGGATTGAGCGACTGGTGAGTCGTCTGTCCGCGTTTGAGCTCTTTTCGTCCCCGCGGCGCGACCGCTTCAATATTCATGAGCTGCTGGACAAGGTCTTGCTTGCCGAGGAGGCAGCGCATGGCGGCGCTATCAGGTTGAGGCGCGCCTACGATCCGTCCTTGCCGGAAATACTTGGTGATGAAGATCATCTTCACGAAGCCTTCCAGAACATTGTCCGCAATGCCGCCGAAGCGGCTGCGGAAAGTGATGGAGGGGGGCAGGTGACGCTTCAAACCGCTTTCGAGACTGGTTTTGCATTCTCCAAGACACGCAATGCAAAACGCCTTCAGCGCGCGATCCGCGTTACCATTGAAGATAACGGTAAAGGCATTGCGCCGCGTCAGCGTGAACAGATGTTTGACATGTTCTCCTCAACGAAGGCCGGCGGCAGGGGGTTGGGCCTCAGCGTCGTCTCTGAAGTTGTCGCTGCCCATGAAGGGCGCATCAAGGTTGAAAGTCGACCCGGACAAACCCGCTTTTCAGTTTTCCTGCCAATGAAACAGGACCAACGCCCATGA
- a CDS encoding sigma 54-interacting transcriptional regulator, giving the protein MTQKTILLAEDDASIRLVVNQTLVTEGYQVRATSSADALERWIRNGEGDVVVTDVYLGDTAIFELLPSIKLARPELPVIVMSGQNTILTAASAARHGVFDYLPKPFDIDQLSSLVGRALKGPIKKDTAAAAAATEGEGSLPLIGRSDPMQEVYRIISRVMNTDLTVLIEGESGTGKELAAQAIHQLGSGKNGKFKALDLAAMPTDQISRDLFGTEDEPGLAFDKEATLYLDEIGDLPAEAQTQLVKLMREAGGARIIASTRQPLAKLVDEGRFREDLFYRINVVRIFMPPLRQRKEDIPELVRAFLLRAQRKGLSTKQIEPAAMDLMMAYDWPGNVRELENLIMRLAALSPDAVISQREIERELRAEALKDISSNSSFEKEIESLLHRFVMADLLQASPDDSKIHQQVMEQVERPLIKLALSVTSGNKLRTAALLGVNRNTLRARINSLGIADE; this is encoded by the coding sequence ATGACTCAGAAAACAATCCTTCTCGCTGAAGATGATGCCAGCATCCGTCTTGTTGTGAACCAGACGCTGGTCACGGAAGGCTACCAGGTTCGCGCGACCAGCTCGGCCGACGCACTGGAGCGCTGGATACGCAATGGTGAAGGAGACGTCGTCGTTACAGACGTCTACCTCGGCGACACAGCAATCTTCGAACTTTTGCCTTCCATCAAGTTGGCGCGGCCAGAATTGCCGGTCATCGTGATGAGCGGGCAAAACACGATCCTGACCGCTGCGTCTGCGGCCCGTCACGGTGTGTTCGACTATCTTCCGAAGCCGTTCGATATCGATCAGCTCTCCAGCCTTGTCGGCCGTGCGCTCAAAGGACCGATAAAGAAGGACACGGCGGCGGCGGCCGCTGCTACCGAAGGCGAGGGTAGCCTGCCGCTGATAGGGCGCTCAGACCCCATGCAGGAGGTCTACCGGATCATTTCCCGCGTGATGAATACGGACCTTACCGTGTTGATCGAGGGTGAGTCTGGAACAGGCAAGGAGTTGGCGGCTCAGGCTATCCATCAACTCGGCAGCGGCAAGAACGGCAAGTTCAAAGCACTCGATCTTGCCGCTATGCCAACTGATCAGATCAGCCGCGATCTGTTCGGCACGGAAGATGAGCCCGGGCTCGCCTTTGATAAAGAGGCAACGCTCTATCTCGACGAGATTGGAGATCTGCCAGCTGAAGCGCAAACTCAACTTGTGAAACTGATGAGGGAAGCAGGCGGCGCGCGCATCATTGCATCCACGCGCCAGCCACTCGCCAAACTGGTTGATGAGGGCCGTTTCCGCGAAGATTTGTTCTACCGAATAAACGTGGTGCGGATATTCATGCCGCCCCTTCGCCAGCGCAAAGAGGATATTCCAGAGCTGGTCAGAGCCTTCCTGTTGCGGGCTCAACGCAAAGGACTGTCGACCAAGCAAATCGAACCCGCCGCAATGGATCTGATGATGGCCTATGACTGGCCGGGCAATGTCAGAGAGCTTGAAAACCTCATTATGCGCCTGGCAGCGCTTAGCCCCGATGCCGTGATATCTCAGCGCGAGATCGAACGCGAGCTGCGGGCTGAAGCGCTGAAGGATATTTCGTCCAATTCGAGCTTCGAGAAGGAAATTGAGTCCCTGTTGCATCGCTTCGTTATGGCTGATCTTCTGCAGGCGTCGCCGGACGACAGCAAGATTCATCAGCAGGTCATGGAGCAAGTCGAGCGCCCGCTGATCAAGCTCGCGCTTTCGGTGACATCGGGCAACAAGCTGCGAACAGCGGCCCTGCTGGGCGTCAACAGAAATACGCTCCGTGCGCGTATAAACTCCCTGGGTATCGCAGACGAATAA
- a CDS encoding ATP-binding protein, whose translation MVGFLKSNNSQSGWTLFQWLFLVAAFLAATVTFVAVSDMDPIDPVNRDVQVLLVANALIIGILALIIVQRYIATRTARKGEEGERLARRFLLLFGISAAIPALVVSLFLWAAISRGFDTWFGERIVTLVEETATVARQNVEEYSDVLEEDSRLMATDVNNALEGLTDDPERFSSYLGIQAYVRNMPAAYIIDDGGLPLAIGENTSGSGYFRRPTSSAYEEAERGEVVLSLQEADGFATSLIALDGMENTYLYLAKPLDKEAFARLRRAEQALEDYRAAGEVSARSQALFVIAYGQIVILVLLLAVRLALEAAGRITGPIGRLASAAQSVRDGNLDIRVPLPGSKDEVRALTRSFNVMTEQLGAQRSALVSAREDAEDRRQFLETLLAEVSAGVIRVDEGLCITLANPSAAQLLGTEIELEGANLVDVAPAFLRYSEEALVTGQPIDASLDVSDPNGHRHFRLKVAKDTSGGLVLTFDDATRLVNAQRQLAWRDVARRIAHEIRNPLTPIQLSAERLRRRYTKYIPEDDVIFEKCTDTIMRQVSDIGRMVEEFSGFARMPKPTLESFDIASLVEESGFAQHVVSPDIRVDITHGVRPLVITGDERLLSQAIGNIIKNAAEAIDRLPEDVETDGLIEVATMDNGDSVEIVIEDNGPGFPEAARERLLEPYVTTREKGTGLGLAIVNRIIMDHGGSISLQERADGKRGALVRIILPKQADGIASAEPEFAEANQ comes from the coding sequence TTGGTCGGGTTCCTGAAGTCCAACAACTCCCAGTCCGGCTGGACGCTGTTCCAGTGGCTGTTTCTGGTCGCGGCATTTCTAGCGGCAACTGTAACATTTGTTGCAGTGTCCGACATGGATCCTATCGATCCAGTCAATCGCGACGTACAGGTTTTGCTTGTCGCCAATGCGCTGATTATCGGCATTTTGGCGCTCATCATCGTCCAGCGTTACATCGCAACACGGACGGCGCGAAAAGGTGAAGAGGGCGAGCGGCTTGCTCGTCGGTTTTTGCTTCTATTCGGAATTTCCGCAGCAATTCCGGCGCTGGTCGTTTCCTTGTTTCTGTGGGCAGCGATTTCCCGAGGGTTCGACACCTGGTTCGGTGAGCGGATCGTCACGCTTGTGGAGGAAACCGCCACGGTCGCGCGCCAGAATGTCGAAGAGTACAGCGACGTTCTGGAAGAAGACAGCCGCCTCATGGCTACGGACGTCAACAACGCCCTGGAAGGCCTGACAGACGATCCGGAGCGCTTCTCATCCTACCTCGGAATACAAGCCTATGTGCGCAACATGCCGGCTGCCTACATCATCGATGATGGCGGTTTGCCACTCGCAATTGGTGAAAACACCAGTGGAAGCGGCTACTTCAGACGCCCTACATCATCAGCTTACGAGGAAGCGGAGCGTGGGGAAGTCGTCCTGTCGCTGCAGGAAGCAGATGGCTTCGCGACATCGCTGATCGCGCTTGATGGGATGGAAAATACCTATCTGTATCTCGCCAAGCCGCTCGATAAGGAAGCTTTTGCGCGCCTGCGCCGGGCGGAACAGGCTTTGGAAGACTACAGGGCGGCAGGTGAGGTCAGTGCCAGGTCGCAGGCATTGTTCGTGATCGCATATGGTCAGATCGTGATCCTGGTGCTTCTGTTGGCCGTCCGGCTTGCGCTCGAGGCCGCAGGGAGGATCACAGGGCCGATTGGCCGTCTGGCAAGCGCCGCGCAATCCGTGCGCGACGGTAATCTCGATATTCGCGTCCCACTGCCAGGCAGCAAGGATGAAGTTCGCGCGCTGACGCGATCATTCAATGTCATGACTGAGCAACTTGGGGCGCAACGATCTGCGCTCGTGTCGGCTCGCGAGGATGCGGAAGATCGCCGGCAGTTTCTCGAAACGCTGTTGGCAGAAGTCAGCGCCGGCGTCATCCGCGTCGATGAGGGGCTTTGCATTACATTGGCGAACCCGTCGGCTGCGCAGCTGCTCGGTACGGAAATAGAACTCGAGGGCGCAAACCTCGTCGATGTCGCGCCTGCCTTTCTGCGTTATTCCGAAGAAGCTCTTGTCACGGGTCAGCCGATAGATGCGTCTCTCGACGTGTCAGATCCGAATGGGCACCGCCACTTCCGGCTGAAAGTGGCAAAGGATACGTCGGGCGGTCTGGTGCTGACCTTTGATGATGCGACACGTCTGGTGAATGCGCAAAGGCAGCTGGCCTGGCGGGATGTCGCTCGGCGGATCGCGCACGAAATCCGAAACCCTCTCACGCCAATCCAGTTGTCAGCAGAACGCCTCAGGCGCCGGTACACAAAATACATTCCGGAAGACGACGTCATCTTCGAGAAGTGTACAGACACGATCATGCGACAGGTGTCCGACATCGGGCGAATGGTTGAAGAGTTTTCCGGCTTTGCGCGAATGCCCAAGCCGACCCTTGAGAGCTTCGATATTGCGTCCCTGGTTGAAGAGTCGGGTTTCGCCCAGCATGTGGTTAGCCCCGACATCCGGGTCGATATTACGCACGGTGTAAGACCGCTTGTGATTACGGGGGATGAAAGGCTGCTGAGCCAGGCGATCGGCAACATCATCAAAAACGCAGCCGAAGCGATTGACCGGCTCCCTGAGGACGTGGAAACCGATGGTCTGATTGAGGTCGCCACCATGGACAATGGCGATTCAGTCGAAATTGTCATCGAAGATAACGGGCCCGGCTTCCCGGAAGCAGCCAGAGAGCGGTTGCTGGAGCCTTATGTGACGACACGCGAAAAGGGGACCGGACTGGGTCTGGCGATCGTCAACCGCATCATCATGGACCATGGCGGGTCAATTTCACTTCAAGAACGAGCGGATGGAAAACGAGGCGCACTCGTACGCATCATTCTGCCTAAGCAGGCAGACGGTATTGCGAGCGCCGAACCAGAATTTGCGGAGGCAAACCAATGA
- a CDS encoding sigma-54 dependent transcriptional regulator — translation MSTDILIVDDEPDIRDLIAGVLEDENYAVRCAATAEKALEEVRMRAPGLVILDVWLQGSDMDGLSLLKFLKSIDPLIPVIVISGHGNIETAVAAIRRGAYDFIEKPFKADRLLHLVDRALESTALKRENASLRNMVGSSDDWIGDSHAATNLRSSIGKVGPTNSRVMIVGPAGAGKELAARLIHLHSNRSEGPFVVVNAANIAPDRMEQELFGEEDSEGRPTRIGLFEKAHDGTLLLDEVADMPLGTQNKILRVLTEQRFQRVGGKSDVRVDVRVMSASTKDLKEEIEAKRFREDLFYRLSVVPIKVPPLSERRDDIPDLIAHFAAKIADSTGLNPRSFSQEAIAVLQSMEWPGNVRQLRNLVERILILSPNDAKRPVSVDELPQERHTPDGRNGPSASAELVGLSLRDAREQFEREYLTLQITRFDGNISRTAEFIGMERSALHRKLKALGVNASANRTEA, via the coding sequence ATGAGTACAGACATTCTGATCGTGGACGATGAGCCAGACATTCGCGATTTGATCGCAGGGGTCCTCGAAGACGAAAACTACGCTGTGCGATGCGCTGCAACCGCAGAAAAAGCCCTCGAGGAAGTTCGCATGCGTGCGCCTGGGCTCGTCATCCTTGATGTGTGGCTGCAGGGAAGTGACATGGATGGCCTGTCATTGCTAAAGTTTCTGAAGTCCATCGATCCCCTTATTCCGGTCATCGTGATCTCCGGCCACGGCAATATAGAGACCGCCGTCGCGGCGATCAGGCGCGGCGCTTACGACTTCATTGAGAAGCCTTTCAAGGCTGACCGTCTCCTGCACCTCGTCGATCGTGCACTGGAATCAACGGCGCTCAAGCGCGAGAATGCCTCCTTGCGCAACATGGTTGGCAGTAGCGACGACTGGATTGGCGATAGCCACGCGGCGACCAATCTCCGGTCTTCAATTGGGAAGGTCGGACCGACCAATTCCCGGGTCATGATTGTCGGCCCGGCCGGGGCGGGCAAGGAGCTTGCTGCTCGCCTTATCCATCTCCACTCCAACCGCAGCGAAGGCCCGTTCGTGGTTGTTAACGCGGCGAACATTGCTCCAGACAGGATGGAGCAAGAGCTGTTCGGTGAAGAAGACAGTGAAGGCCGGCCGACACGAATTGGCCTGTTTGAGAAGGCTCATGACGGAACATTGCTTCTCGACGAAGTGGCCGACATGCCTCTGGGAACGCAGAACAAGATCTTGCGGGTGCTCACCGAGCAGCGCTTTCAACGCGTCGGCGGCAAGTCTGATGTTCGGGTTGATGTGCGCGTCATGTCCGCCTCGACCAAGGATTTAAAGGAGGAGATTGAGGCCAAGCGGTTTCGCGAGGACCTTTTTTATCGTCTGAGCGTCGTGCCGATCAAAGTGCCACCTCTGTCGGAGCGCCGGGATGACATTCCGGATCTCATCGCCCACTTTGCAGCGAAAATTGCAGACAGCACCGGGCTTAACCCTCGTTCGTTCTCCCAGGAAGCGATCGCTGTCCTGCAGTCGATGGAATGGCCCGGAAACGTTCGCCAACTTCGAAATCTTGTCGAGCGTATCCTGATTTTGTCTCCCAATGATGCCAAGCGGCCGGTGTCGGTCGATGAGCTGCCCCAAGAGCGCCATACGCCGGACGGTCGCAACGGTCCGTCCGCATCGGCCGAACTCGTTGGGCTATCCTTGCGCGACGCCAGAGAACAGTTCGAACGCGAATATCTGACGCTGCAAATCACCCGGTTCGATGGCAATATTTCCCGAACGGCTGAGTTCATCGGCATGGAACGGTCAGCTCTTCATAGAAAATTGAAGGCTCTTGGTGTAAACGCCTCGGCGAACCGTACGGAAGCTTAG
- the trkA gene encoding Trk system potassium transporter TrkA — protein MRVIICGAGRVGQGIARRLASEDHDIVMIDQDARLIDQVQAEIDVRGIQGHAGHPEVLRNAGAEGCDMIIAVTYFDEINMVICQVADTLFSIPTKIARVRAQEYLEPVWRSLFSREGLGIDLVISPEIEVGDAILQRFKTPGALMSVNFGRGDVQLIGIEVLPDSPVLDTALDQIQGLFPSLNARIVGISRGGHAFAPRGNDHLKVGDTAYVAVLKSQSNRLNSIFNRPETDMRKVVVVGGGNVGLYVARGLEKQSDVRVRVIEADIGQAERAVSELNRTIVIHGDGLTRNILEESDAITADLVIATTHDDKTNILISKLAKQMGAKRTLALVNAPELAQLAREMKVDAVLDPKALTVSRILMKMRRGRILALQSLEDGTAEIAEGVTLETSPLIGKALGYDDLPKGITAAAVLRDGEVIFAGPEVSPRANDHVLLFYEQSMTSKVEQFFRVSADFF, from the coding sequence ATGCGGGTAATAATTTGCGGCGCTGGCCGGGTAGGCCAGGGTATCGCTCGTCGACTTGCGAGCGAAGATCATGACATCGTGATGATTGATCAGGATGCTCGCCTGATCGATCAGGTGCAGGCCGAGATCGATGTGCGCGGGATCCAGGGGCACGCAGGGCATCCAGAAGTGCTGCGCAACGCAGGCGCCGAAGGCTGCGATATGATTATTGCAGTCACCTATTTCGATGAAATCAATATGGTGATCTGCCAGGTTGCCGACACGCTCTTTTCCATACCCACAAAGATCGCTCGGGTGCGCGCCCAGGAATATCTGGAACCTGTCTGGCGGTCGCTCTTCTCGCGTGAAGGCCTCGGCATCGACCTGGTTATTTCTCCCGAAATTGAAGTCGGTGACGCCATTCTGCAACGCTTCAAGACGCCCGGTGCGCTGATGAGCGTGAATTTCGGGCGAGGTGACGTTCAGTTGATCGGTATCGAAGTGCTGCCAGACAGCCCGGTCCTGGATACAGCCCTCGATCAGATTCAAGGCCTGTTTCCCAGTCTCAATGCCCGCATCGTGGGCATCAGCCGGGGAGGGCACGCCTTCGCTCCTAGAGGCAATGACCATCTGAAAGTTGGCGATACCGCATATGTTGCGGTGCTGAAATCACAGTCCAATCGGCTCAACAGCATCTTCAATCGCCCAGAAACCGACATGCGAAAAGTCGTCGTCGTCGGCGGTGGCAATGTTGGGCTCTATGTCGCGCGCGGTCTGGAAAAGCAGTCTGATGTTCGAGTCCGCGTCATCGAAGCCGATATCGGGCAGGCCGAACGGGCTGTGTCAGAGCTTAATCGAACGATCGTCATTCATGGCGATGGCCTGACGCGAAACATTCTCGAAGAGTCCGACGCGATAACCGCTGACCTTGTTATCGCGACGACCCATGATGACAAAACCAACATCCTGATTTCCAAGCTGGCCAAGCAGATGGGAGCGAAGCGGACACTTGCTCTGGTCAATGCGCCGGAGCTCGCTCAGCTCGCTCGAGAGATGAAGGTGGATGCCGTCCTCGACCCTAAAGCGCTGACCGTCTCCCGAATTCTGATGAAAATGCGTCGCGGTCGGATCCTGGCGCTTCAATCACTGGAAGACGGTACGGCGGAAATTGCTGAGGGCGTGACATTAGAGACGTCTCCGCTCATCGGGAAAGCGCTTGGCTACGATGATCTCCCCAAAGGCATTACGGCCGCGGCGGTGCTGCGAGATGGAGAAGTGATATTTGCCGGTCCGGAAGTGTCGCCGCGGGCCAATGACCATGTGTTGCTGTTTTATGAGCAGTCCATGACCAGCAAGGTCGAACAGTTCTTCCGCGTCAGTGCGGATTTCTTTTGA
- the hfq gene encoding RNA chaperone Hfq, giving the protein MSSDKKQNLQDTFLNAVRKSRTPLTIFLVNGVKLQGVVTWFDNFCVLLRGDGRPPQLVYKHAISTIAPGAPVQLFDEEKSTDQD; this is encoded by the coding sequence ATGTCGTCAGATAAAAAACAGAACTTGCAAGATACCTTCCTCAATGCTGTCCGAAAGTCGCGTACCCCGCTCACCATCTTTCTCGTGAATGGTGTTAAGCTGCAGGGCGTTGTTACGTGGTTTGATAATTTCTGCGTTCTACTCCGCGGTGATGGGCGCCCCCCTCAGCTGGTTTACAAGCATGCCATATCGACAATTGCACCGGGTGCTCCGGTCCAGTTGTTTGATGAGGAAAAATCAACGGATCAAGATTGA